In one window of Arthrobacter pascens DNA:
- a CDS encoding response regulator: MIRILLADDQALIRAGFRALLNAEPDMVVVAECGTGADAVMLADRERPDIVLMDIRMPQGDGLDATRKILADPGLRGTRVIILTTFELDEYISEAVRAGAAGFLVKDTEPEELLRAVRVVHDGDALLSPSVTRRIMAQLAVQSRAAKPPASLDQITDREREVLQLVGEGLNNAEIAERLFITPLTAKTHVSRIMTKLLVRDRAQLVVLAYESGLVRPGWSS; the protein is encoded by the coding sequence ATGATCCGCATCCTGCTGGCCGACGACCAGGCCCTCATCCGGGCAGGATTCCGTGCCCTCCTGAACGCTGAACCCGACATGGTAGTGGTGGCCGAATGCGGCACGGGCGCCGACGCGGTGATGCTGGCCGACCGGGAACGGCCGGACATCGTCCTGATGGACATCCGGATGCCGCAGGGGGACGGACTGGACGCCACCCGGAAGATCCTGGCCGACCCGGGGCTGCGCGGCACGCGGGTAATCATCCTGACCACCTTCGAATTGGATGAGTACATCAGCGAGGCCGTCCGGGCCGGCGCCGCGGGCTTCCTGGTCAAGGACACCGAACCGGAGGAACTGCTTCGGGCTGTCCGGGTGGTGCACGACGGCGACGCCCTCCTCTCGCCGTCGGTGACCCGCCGCATCATGGCCCAGCTGGCCGTGCAGTCCCGGGCAGCCAAGCCGCCGGCCTCTCTGGATCAGATCACTGACCGCGAACGCGAGGTCCTGCAGCTCGTGGGCGAAGGCCTGAACAACGCCGAGATCGCCGAACGGCTGTTCATCACCCCGCTGACAGCCAAGACGCACGTCTCACGCATCATGACCAAGCTGCTTGTCCGGGACCGGGCGCAACTGGTGGTGCTGGCCTACGAGTCCGGCCTGGTCAGGCCCGGCTGGAGCAGCTGA
- a CDS encoding sensor histidine kinase, producing the protein MQHRFRGPPTVVIVAVVAVIQVAGTVFASARQPDHRPLDVLAFALLLLGPATLSLRRRAPLLMLPVAAAAVAAYLALGYAWGPVFLSLALAIVFSAAAGKRWQTWMVVGACAAVLIAMSLAAGDDASLVRALAGTSWLAILVLLGEGIRLRGERVAERHRQREAREQAARDEYRLTLARDIHDVVAHSLSMINVRASVALHLGDRDPDQFRPALEAIKSASKESLDGVRQLLGVLRDDAPLAPAAGPSLARLPELADNARRAGLTVRMDIDAPQDLPDAIQETVYRIVQEALTNVVRHAGARKAAVVVGWEPGSAGGRLTVSIDDDGGGAAGKPEGNGVKGMRERAARLGGTLDTIALDPGWRVRAMLPLEFQAAGRAAS; encoded by the coding sequence ATGCAGCACCGTTTCCGGGGACCGCCCACTGTTGTCATCGTGGCGGTGGTGGCAGTGATCCAGGTGGCGGGCACCGTCTTTGCCTCTGCCAGGCAGCCGGATCACCGTCCGCTGGACGTCCTCGCGTTCGCCCTCCTCCTGCTCGGGCCTGCCACGTTGTCGCTGCGCCGACGCGCCCCGCTGCTCATGCTCCCGGTAGCGGCTGCCGCCGTTGCGGCCTATCTGGCGCTGGGCTACGCATGGGGACCGGTTTTTCTCTCCCTGGCCCTGGCCATCGTGTTCTCGGCCGCGGCAGGCAAGCGCTGGCAGACATGGATGGTAGTGGGAGCGTGCGCCGCCGTGCTGATTGCCATGTCCCTGGCGGCCGGTGATGATGCGTCCCTTGTCCGGGCACTCGCCGGCACCTCATGGCTGGCCATTCTGGTCCTCCTGGGCGAGGGCATCCGGCTGCGCGGCGAGCGCGTGGCCGAACGGCACAGGCAGCGCGAGGCCCGGGAGCAGGCAGCCCGCGACGAATACCGCCTCACGCTCGCACGCGACATCCACGACGTGGTGGCCCATTCCCTGTCCATGATCAACGTCCGCGCCTCGGTGGCACTGCACCTGGGGGACAGGGACCCGGACCAGTTCCGTCCCGCACTGGAGGCCATCAAGTCCGCGAGCAAGGAGTCCCTCGATGGGGTCCGTCAGCTTCTGGGCGTGCTCCGCGACGACGCTCCGCTGGCCCCGGCAGCCGGACCAAGCCTTGCCCGCCTGCCGGAACTGGCGGATAACGCCCGGCGTGCAGGGCTCACCGTACGGATGGACATTGACGCCCCACAGGACCTTCCGGACGCTATACAGGAGACCGTGTACCGGATCGTCCAGGAGGCCCTGACCAATGTGGTGCGGCACGCCGGTGCGCGGAAGGCCGCCGTCGTGGTCGGGTGGGAACCGGGGAGCGCGGGTGGCAGGTTGACGGTCAGCATCGACGACGACGGCGGCGGGGCCGCCGGGAAACCCGAAGGAAACGGCGTGAAGGGCATGCGGGAACGGGCGGCCAGGCTGGGCGGCACACTGGATACCATCGCCCTCGATCCGGGCTGGCGCGTGCGTGCGATGCTGCCGCTGGAGTTCCAGGCTGCCGGCCGGGCGGCGTCATGA
- a CDS encoding bifunctional methylenetetrahydrofolate dehydrogenase/methenyltetrahydrofolate cyclohydrolase, producing the protein MTQTAKILDGKAAAAAIKSELAERVAALKARGVTPGIATVLVGADPASQLYVSMKHKQSVEIGMNSIQRELPADATQAQIEALIDELNADPDCHGYIVQLPLPKHLDTDAILERIDPAKDADGLHPTNLGRLVLNVNGEITSPLPCTPRGVIELLERNGYSLAGKHVVVVGRGVTIGRSIGLLLTRRAVNATVTLTHTGTKNLSELLRQADVIVGAAGAKHIVKAADVKPGAAVLDVGVTRETDPETGKSRVHGDIEPAAAEVAGWISPNPGGVGPMTVALLMTNVVEAAERQLAAGSTSGVA; encoded by the coding sequence ATGACCCAGACCGCGAAGATCCTTGACGGCAAGGCAGCAGCTGCCGCCATCAAATCCGAGCTGGCTGAGCGTGTTGCGGCCCTGAAGGCCCGCGGGGTCACTCCTGGCATTGCCACGGTGCTCGTGGGTGCGGACCCTGCCTCGCAGCTGTATGTGTCCATGAAGCACAAGCAGTCCGTGGAGATCGGGATGAACTCGATCCAGCGTGAGCTTCCGGCGGATGCCACGCAGGCGCAGATTGAGGCCCTCATTGATGAACTCAATGCGGACCCTGACTGCCATGGGTACATCGTGCAGCTGCCGCTGCCCAAGCACCTGGACACCGACGCAATCCTTGAGCGGATCGACCCCGCCAAGGACGCCGACGGCCTGCACCCGACCAACCTTGGCCGGCTGGTACTGAACGTCAACGGCGAGATCACCTCGCCGCTGCCGTGCACGCCCCGCGGTGTCATTGAGCTCCTGGAGCGCAACGGCTACAGCCTCGCGGGCAAGCACGTCGTGGTGGTCGGCCGAGGTGTCACGATTGGCCGCTCGATCGGTCTGCTGCTGACGCGGCGGGCCGTGAACGCCACCGTGACCCTGACGCACACCGGGACGAAGAACCTCTCGGAGCTGCTGCGGCAGGCTGACGTCATCGTGGGCGCGGCGGGTGCCAAGCACATCGTCAAGGCCGCTGACGTGAAGCCGGGCGCGGCAGTGCTCGACGTCGGCGTCACCCGTGAAACCGACCCGGAGACCGGCAAAAGCAGGGTCCACGGCGATATTGAGCCCGCCGCTGCCGAGGTTGCCGGCTGGATTTCGCCGAACCCCGGTGGTGTCGGCCCCATGACCGTGGCGCTGCTCATGACCAATGTCGTGGAAGCAGCTGAACGCCAGCTGGCAGCGGGCAGCACCTCCGGCGTCGCCTGA